The following coding sequences lie in one Oceanicola sp. 502str15 genomic window:
- a CDS encoding sialidase family protein, with translation MVKILLGTTKGAFILDGGAGRSGWAVSGPHCDGWCINHAIGDPETGTIWAGGGGAFTGAGVWRSQDGGASWTLSRLTRGDMDDWAENDPDTAAFFGITGAPLPFDKDFQQIWSLNHAHGTLHAGTKPAQLLASTDGGATFNKVEGLTDHPSAESWQGGAAGLVLHTIVTHPGDPQKAWVGISAAGVFATEDGGASWERRNRLSNVEACEGHSHPAAPANGETGHCVHNMMRAPGGGDLLYQQNHHGVWRSPDGGRSWEDITPGLPSTFGFPIRVHPRDPHTLWTLPLNGDSQGRFPPDAACAVWRSRDGGESWQAMREGLPQQNVFFTVLRQAMAGDAQDPAGVYFGTNSGSVFASTDEGNTWAEIARHLPTILSVETLEA, from the coding sequence ATGGTCAAGATTCTGCTGGGCACCACCAAGGGGGCCTTCATCCTCGACGGCGGCGCAGGCCGCTCGGGCTGGGCCGTCAGCGGGCCGCATTGCGACGGCTGGTGCATCAACCACGCGATCGGTGATCCCGAGACGGGCACCATCTGGGCCGGGGGTGGGGGTGCCTTCACCGGTGCGGGCGTCTGGCGCTCGCAGGATGGCGGCGCGAGCTGGACCCTCTCCCGCCTGACCCGCGGCGACATGGACGACTGGGCCGAGAACGACCCCGACACCGCCGCCTTCTTCGGCATCACCGGCGCGCCGCTGCCTTTCGACAAGGACTTCCAGCAGATCTGGAGCCTCAACCACGCCCACGGCACGCTTCATGCCGGCACCAAACCGGCGCAGCTTTTGGCCAGCACCGATGGCGGCGCGACCTTTAACAAGGTCGAGGGGCTTACCGACCATCCCTCCGCCGAAAGCTGGCAGGGCGGTGCCGCGGGGCTGGTGCTGCACACCATCGTCACCCATCCGGGCGATCCACAGAAGGCCTGGGTCGGCATCTCCGCCGCCGGGGTCTTCGCCACCGAGGACGGCGGCGCCTCTTGGGAGCGTCGCAACCGCCTCTCCAACGTCGAGGCCTGCGAGGGCCACAGCCACCCGGCCGCCCCGGCCAATGGCGAAACCGGCCATTGCGTCCACAACATGATGCGCGCCCCGGGCGGCGGCGACCTGCTCTACCAGCAGAACCACCACGGCGTCTGGCGCTCCCCCGACGGCGGGCGCTCGTGGGAAGACATCACCCCGGGCCTCCCCTCCACCTTCGGCTTCCCGATCCGTGTGCATCCGCGCGACCCGCATACCCTCTGGACCCTGCCGCTCAACGGCGACAGCCAGGGCCGCTTTCCGCCCGATGCCGCCTGCGCCGTCTGGCGCTCGCGCGATGGCGGCGAGAGCTGGCAGGCGATGCGCGAGGGGCTGCCGCAGCAGAACGTGTTCTTCACCGTGCTCCGGCAGGCCATGGCGGGCGATGCGCAAGATCCGGCCGGCGTCTACTTCGGCACCAACTCCGGCTCGGTCTTCGCCAGTACCGACGAGGGCAACACATGGGCCGAGATCGCCCGCCACCTGCCCACGATCCTTTCGGTCGAGACGCTGGAGGCCTGA
- a CDS encoding glycosyltransferase family 25 protein has protein sequence MQDWKEGQKCPSFVISRNAQTTRFRHMASSLAALGREARLVPAFYLSPEEADQAHLGISFSGSPLPIGARGCFLAHARAWTMLVESGAPRGFIYEDDAIFAADAATPLEAMESAQGFDIIRFEATRLRSIQSRRGRPLASGYDLHRYHDASIGAAAYLLTRSAAERLIALARQAETLEALDLWLFYRCHMPDPTLRIATLNPCPVIQYDQLRQRRKVPPAWQNHMAFSFLGSTMPPCSEVKTPANALDNLRREVANLLTGRCWQHLDLPDCGPLSPSADI, from the coding sequence ATGCAGGATTGGAAGGAGGGGCAGAAGTGCCCCTCCTTTGTCATTTCACGAAACGCTCAGACCACGCGTTTCCGCCACATGGCCTCGAGCCTCGCAGCGCTCGGGCGCGAGGCCCGCTTGGTTCCGGCCTTCTACCTGTCCCCCGAAGAAGCCGACCAAGCGCACCTCGGAATCAGTTTCTCTGGCAGCCCTCTGCCCATCGGCGCCCGCGGTTGCTTTCTGGCCCATGCCCGGGCCTGGACAATGCTCGTCGAGAGCGGCGCACCGCGCGGTTTCATCTACGAGGACGATGCGATCTTTGCCGCCGATGCCGCCACGCCGCTGGAGGCGATGGAGTCGGCGCAGGGCTTCGACATCATCCGCTTCGAAGCGACCCGCCTGCGGTCGATCCAGTCCCGGCGCGGCCGGCCCCTCGCTTCCGGATACGACCTGCACCGCTACCATGATGCCTCGATCGGAGCGGCTGCCTATCTCCTGACCCGCAGTGCCGCCGAGCGGCTCATTGCCCTCGCCCGACAGGCCGAGACGCTGGAGGCGCTCGATCTCTGGCTCTTCTACCGCTGCCACATGCCAGACCCGACCCTGCGCATCGCCACGCTCAATCCCTGCCCGGTGATCCAGTACGACCAGCTCCGCCAACGCCGCAAGGTGCCACCAGCATGGCAGAACCACATGGCCTTCTCGTTCCTCGGGTCCACAATGCCCCCTTGTTCCGAGGTCAAAACGCCCGCGAACGCGCTGGACAACCTGCGCCGGGAGGTCGCCAACCTCCTCACCGGGCGCTGCTGGCAGCATCTGGATCTGCCTGACTGCGGGCCCCTGTCTCCCTCAGCCGATATTTAG
- a CDS encoding amino acid ABC transporter ATP-binding protein, which yields MSDLATNRTIDRSKMEVSDEVAIEINNMNKWYGTFHVLRDIDLTVYRGERIVIAGPSGSGKSTLIRCINRLEEHQEGQIIVDGTELTSDLKNIDKIRSEVGMCFQHFNLFPHLTILENCTLAPIWVRKVPKKEAEATAMHFLEKVKIPEQADKYPGQLSGGQQQRVAIARSLCMKPRIMLFDEPTSALDPEMIKEVLDTMIELAEEGMTMLCVTHEMGFARQVANRVIFMDAGQIVEQNEPEEFFNNPKSERTKLFLSQILGH from the coding sequence ATGTCTGACCTTGCTACAAACCGCACGATCGACCGATCCAAGATGGAGGTGAGCGACGAGGTCGCCATTGAAATCAACAACATGAACAAGTGGTACGGCACCTTCCACGTGCTGCGCGACATCGACCTGACGGTCTATCGCGGAGAGCGGATCGTGATCGCCGGGCCTTCGGGCTCGGGCAAATCCACCCTCATCCGCTGCATCAACCGGCTGGAGGAGCATCAGGAAGGGCAGATCATCGTCGACGGGACCGAGTTGACCTCGGACCTCAAGAACATCGACAAGATCCGCTCCGAGGTCGGCATGTGCTTCCAGCACTTCAACCTCTTCCCGCACCTGACCATCCTCGAAAACTGCACGCTGGCCCCCATCTGGGTCCGCAAGGTGCCGAAGAAGGAAGCCGAAGCCACGGCGATGCACTTCCTCGAAAAGGTGAAGATCCCCGAGCAGGCCGACAAGTATCCCGGCCAGCTTTCGGGCGGCCAGCAGCAGCGCGTGGCCATCGCCCGCTCGCTCTGCATGAAGCCCCGGATCATGCTGTTTGATGAACCCACCTCCGCACTCGACCCCGAGATGATCAAGGAGGTGCTCGACACCATGATCGAGCTGGCCGAAGAGGGCATGACCATGCTCTGCGTGACCCACGAAATGGGCTTCGCCCGCCAGGTCGCCAACCGCGTCATCTTCATGGACGCCGGCCAGATCGTGGAGCAGAACGAGCCCGAAGAGTTCTTCAACAATCCCAAGAGCGAGCGCACCAAGCTGTTCCTCAGCCAGATCCTCGGACACTGA
- a CDS encoding histidine phosphatase family protein: protein MLLRHAKSSWDDPLADDFDRPLNERGQRGATSMGDWIRSKDLAPDLVLCSAAARTVETWERLTLEAEVKFSPGLYHAGPDRMLTALQKAQGERVMMVGHNPGMGALAAMMVRNAPVHSRFGDYPTCALTVAEFDIDDWADLAPRRGRVLHFLTPHDIENASPHA from the coding sequence ATGCTTCTCCGCCACGCCAAATCCAGCTGGGACGACCCCCTGGCCGATGATTTCGACCGCCCCCTGAACGAGCGCGGCCAGCGCGGCGCGACATCCATGGGCGACTGGATCCGCAGCAAGGATCTGGCGCCCGACCTCGTGCTCTGTTCTGCCGCCGCCCGCACCGTGGAGACATGGGAGCGGCTGACGCTGGAGGCGGAGGTGAAGTTTTCTCCCGGGCTCTACCACGCCGGACCCGACAGGATGCTGACGGCGCTGCAGAAGGCGCAGGGCGAACGGGTGATGATGGTGGGCCACAACCCCGGCATGGGCGCGCTGGCGGCGATGATGGTGCGCAATGCGCCGGTGCACAGCCGCTTTGGCGACTACCCCACCTGCGCCCTCACCGTGGCCGAGTTCGACATCGACGATTGGGCCGACCTTGCCCCGCGCAGGGGCCGGGTGCTGCATTTTCTCACCCCCCATGACATCGAGAACGCCAGCCCGCACGCCTGA